A single window of Chitinophaga sp. XS-30 DNA harbors:
- a CDS encoding 4-hydroxyproline epimerase, translating to MKPTGKKTFFCIDAHTCGNPVRLVAGGGPSLKGNSMSEKRQHFLEEFDWIRKGLMFEPRGHDMMSGSILYTPHDPQNDVAVLFIETSGCLPMCGHGTIGTITIAIEEGLLLPKKPGTVRMETPAGLVNVSYKTIGNKVRSVKLTNVPAFLAATELTVECPELGELVFDVSYGGNFYAIVDVQPNFAGLEHYPADKLISWAREIRQRINEQYSFVHPEDPTINGCSHVLWTGAVLDPASTARNAVFYGDKAIDRSPCGTGTSARMAQWYAKGKLKKGDLFIHESIIGSTFTGTIEEETNVAGKPAIRPGIEGWARVYGYNTISIDPEDDPYAYGFQVL from the coding sequence ATGAAGCCGACAGGTAAAAAAACCTTTTTCTGCATCGACGCACATACCTGCGGTAACCCTGTTCGCCTGGTAGCCGGCGGAGGCCCCAGCCTCAAAGGCAACAGCATGAGCGAAAAGCGGCAGCATTTCCTGGAGGAATTTGACTGGATACGCAAAGGGCTGATGTTTGAACCGCGAGGGCACGACATGATGAGCGGCAGCATCCTCTATACGCCGCATGACCCGCAAAATGACGTGGCCGTACTGTTCATCGAAACCAGCGGTTGCCTGCCCATGTGCGGGCATGGCACTATCGGCACCATCACCATTGCGATAGAAGAAGGTCTGCTGCTGCCCAAAAAGCCGGGCACCGTGCGGATGGAAACGCCCGCAGGCCTCGTGAACGTCAGCTATAAGACCATCGGCAATAAAGTGAGATCGGTAAAACTGACCAATGTACCGGCCTTCCTGGCGGCAACGGAACTGACCGTGGAATGCCCCGAACTGGGGGAACTGGTGTTTGACGTATCTTACGGCGGTAATTTTTATGCCATCGTGGATGTGCAGCCCAATTTTGCCGGTCTGGAACATTACCCGGCAGACAAGCTGATCAGCTGGGCGCGGGAAATACGTCAACGGATAAACGAACAATACAGCTTCGTGCATCCGGAAGACCCCACCATTAACGGTTGCTCGCATGTATTGTGGACCGGCGCTGTGCTGGACCCTGCGTCCACGGCGAGGAATGCGGTATTCTATGGGGACAAGGCCATAGACCGTTCACCCTGCGGCACCGGCACCTCCGCCCGCATGGCCCAATGGTACGCCAAAGGAAAGCTGAAGAAAGGCGATCTGTTCATTCATGAAAGCATCATCGGCTCCACCTTTACGGGCACCATTGAAGAAGAAACGAACGTTGCCGGAAAGCCAGCTATCCGGCCGGGTATCGAGGGATGGGCAAGGGTTTACGGCTATAATACCATCAGCATAGACCCCGAGGATGATCCCTATGCATATGGTTTCCAGGTATTGTAA
- a CDS encoding FAD-binding oxidoreductase, giving the protein MKCIVIGGGIIGLSSAYFLQQSGWEVTVIDKGDFSNNCSYGNAGYVCPSHFVPMATPGIVKQGLKWMLDPESPFYVKPRLSMDLVNWGLKFVRSANAAHVERSAIPLRDIAILSKRAYEAWFSQTGLDAGYEEKGLLDIFQLPQNEAHAHHTVEKAQELGLDAVYLDAAQVQAMEPQTELNIHGAVYFKCDAHLYPNKLMHSLLEYLHEKQVRFVPGETVTGFERQHGRISRVKTSKAVYDCDTVVIATGSWSREMAALLDVDLPMAAGRGYSVTYENAPYTLNHPAILMEGRVAITPMDGNKIRFGGTMEITSLNAPPNMNRVKGILKTVQRYIPAYNIPMPPKEQIWFGYRPCSADGLPYIGRLRKTENCILATGHSMLGLSLGAGTGKLVCELANEQPTSMDIKPFSPERF; this is encoded by the coding sequence ATGAAGTGTATCGTTATCGGCGGCGGCATTATCGGCCTGAGTTCGGCATATTTCCTGCAACAAAGCGGCTGGGAAGTTACCGTTATTGATAAAGGTGATTTTTCCAACAACTGCTCTTACGGCAACGCGGGATACGTCTGCCCCAGCCATTTTGTGCCGATGGCAACGCCCGGTATCGTCAAACAGGGATTGAAATGGATGCTCGATCCGGAAAGTCCCTTCTACGTCAAGCCCCGCCTGAGCATGGACCTGGTGAACTGGGGACTGAAATTCGTGCGCAGCGCCAATGCGGCACATGTGGAACGCAGCGCCATCCCGCTGCGGGATATCGCTATCCTCAGCAAACGCGCGTATGAAGCGTGGTTTTCACAAACCGGTCTTGATGCCGGTTACGAGGAAAAAGGCCTGCTGGATATCTTTCAGCTTCCGCAGAATGAAGCGCATGCGCATCATACCGTAGAAAAAGCACAGGAACTGGGTCTGGATGCCGTGTACCTGGATGCCGCGCAGGTGCAGGCCATGGAACCGCAAACGGAACTGAATATACACGGAGCGGTATATTTCAAATGTGATGCGCATCTCTATCCCAACAAGCTCATGCATAGCCTGCTGGAATACCTGCACGAAAAGCAGGTGCGTTTCGTGCCCGGTGAAACCGTTACCGGCTTTGAACGGCAGCACGGCCGCATCAGCAGGGTAAAGACCTCCAAAGCGGTGTATGACTGCGATACCGTTGTAATAGCCACCGGTTCCTGGAGCCGTGAAATGGCCGCCCTGCTGGATGTGGACCTTCCCATGGCCGCAGGTCGCGGATATTCCGTTACCTACGAGAATGCGCCTTACACACTCAATCATCCTGCCATTCTTATGGAAGGCCGCGTGGCCATCACCCCTATGGATGGCAACAAGATACGCTTCGGCGGCACGATGGAGATCACATCGCTCAACGCGCCGCCCAATATGAATCGCGTAAAAGGCATCCTGAAAACGGTGCAGCGGTACATCCCGGCATATAATATTCCCATGCCGCCTAAAGAACAGATCTGGTTCGGATACCGGCCCTGCTCGGCAGACGGCTTGCCCTATATCGGCCGTTTGCGCAAAACGGAAAACTGCATCCTGGCTACCGGGCATTCCATGCTGGGGCTGAGTCTCGGTGCAGGCACCGGAAAACTGGTCTGCGAACTGGCCAATGAACAACCAACAAGCATGGATATCAAACCTTTTTCCCCTGAACGTTTCTAA
- a CDS encoding glycoside hydrolase family 105 protein: MKTCFILFFIASALALPATAQYVTGKGNDVNTPLHLLKPDYTIPYGETTKEEIVDVLDRVYTYLNKVTPMALIDKTTQAMITDPSKANANSIFKPGDFRLISYEWGVTYTGMLEATAATGDKKYAAYTIDRINFIGDVVKHYREMNGATPVRSVLEPRALDDAGSMAAATIKAMRAGADNSELKTIADRYIAYILTKEFRLKDGTLARNRPLPNTLWLDDLYMSLPALAQMGVLTGDEQYFEKALKQYRQFAGRMFNKEKGLYMHGWVEDMAPHPQFHWARANGWAIMTKIELLDALPDNHPGKAELMEMLQQHAAGLAQRQHKTGFWHQLLDRNDSYLETSATAIYTYCIARAINKGWLDARAYGPMVLLAWNAVSTKVTEEGQVEGTCVGTGMGFDPAFYYHRPVNNFAAHGYGPVLLAAAEMYRLLERHPFRINDSAVQMEGSR, encoded by the coding sequence ATGAAAACATGCTTCATTTTATTTTTCATCGCTTCAGCGCTTGCGCTACCTGCCACTGCACAATATGTTACCGGTAAAGGGAATGACGTTAACACTCCGCTGCATCTCCTGAAACCGGATTATACGATCCCTTACGGCGAAACCACAAAGGAAGAGATCGTGGATGTACTGGACCGGGTGTACACCTACCTGAACAAAGTCACCCCCATGGCATTGATCGATAAAACCACACAGGCCATGATCACAGACCCGTCGAAAGCCAATGCCAACAGTATTTTCAAACCGGGTGATTTCAGGCTGATCAGTTATGAATGGGGCGTGACATACACCGGTATGCTTGAAGCCACGGCGGCCACCGGCGATAAAAAATATGCCGCTTATACGATCGACCGGATCAACTTCATCGGGGATGTGGTGAAACATTACCGTGAAATGAATGGCGCCACACCTGTAAGGTCCGTATTGGAGCCGCGTGCGCTGGACGATGCAGGTTCTATGGCCGCAGCAACGATAAAAGCCATGCGGGCGGGAGCGGACAACAGCGAACTAAAGACTATCGCAGACCGCTACATCGCCTATATCCTCACGAAGGAATTCCGGCTGAAAGACGGTACCCTGGCGCGCAACCGGCCATTGCCCAATACCCTCTGGCTGGATGACCTCTATATGAGCCTGCCCGCGCTGGCGCAGATGGGCGTGCTTACCGGAGACGAACAGTATTTCGAAAAAGCATTAAAGCAGTACCGGCAATTCGCCGGCCGTATGTTCAATAAAGAAAAAGGGCTGTACATGCATGGCTGGGTGGAGGATATGGCCCCGCATCCGCAATTCCACTGGGCCAGGGCGAACGGCTGGGCAATCATGACGAAGATAGAACTGCTGGACGCCCTGCCGGACAATCATCCCGGCAAAGCGGAATTGATGGAGATGCTGCAACAACATGCCGCCGGTCTTGCTCAACGGCAACACAAAACCGGCTTCTGGCATCAGTTGCTGGACAGGAATGACTCCTACCTCGAAACCTCCGCCACAGCGATCTACACCTATTGCATCGCCAGGGCGATCAACAAAGGATGGCTGGATGCCAGGGCATACGGCCCGATGGTGTTACTGGCCTGGAATGCGGTGAGCACGAAGGTCACCGAAGAAGGCCAGGTAGAAGGCACCTGTGTAGGCACCGGCATGGGCTTCGACCCGGCGTTCTATTATCATCGCCCGGTCAACAATTTCGCCGCGCATGGGTATGGCCCGGTATTGCTGGCGGCCGCGGAGATGTACCGCCTGCTGGAACGGCACCCGTTCAGGATCAATGACAGTGCGGTGCAGATGGAGGGTTCACGATAA
- a CDS encoding DUF885 family protein, with the protein MRIFLCCLSLLLLHSTVNAQSADIGLYQQSSEVNNIMVLFNADKGALNRFYAIRNSPERRERMKKMTDEYEKRLSQLDFDKLPTGSKVDYILFQRDMQHDLYELATEKKEYDQIVKWFPFAERIYDIERARRRGAAPDAEKLAAEMNSIAKELTQSKTALEKEKDMPLALSRRAAATAQGLQAALKSSFDFYNGYDPLYTWWIPMPYKRLDGLLDEYANLLTGKGKNDPSQKDDGSGIIGSPIGREEIIRQLQQEMIPYTPEDLIAIANKEFAWCDAEMLKASREMGFGDDWKAAMEKVKNSYVPPSKQPEAMMKLYDESVDFIKKHQLITIPELGEETWRMSMMAPERQLVSPFFLGGEEFIISYPTNTMQHDDKMMSMRGNNPHFSRATVHHELFAGHAMQQFMNRRYKTYRRFNTPFWVEGWALYWERLLWDLKFPQSPEDRIGMLFWRMHRCARIIFSLSYHTHKWTPQQCIDFLVDRVNHERANAEGEVRRSFTGGYGPLYQIAYMIGGLQFEALKKELVDSGKMSYQQFHDAIIRENAMPVEMVRAILTNQPLKKDFKTSWKFYKL; encoded by the coding sequence ATGAGAATTTTCCTGTGCTGCCTTTCCCTGTTGCTTTTGCATTCCACCGTCAATGCGCAGTCAGCTGACATCGGCCTCTATCAGCAATCCAGCGAAGTGAACAATATCATGGTGCTGTTCAATGCGGATAAAGGTGCGCTGAACCGGTTCTACGCTATCCGCAATTCCCCGGAGAGAAGGGAGCGGATGAAAAAAATGACGGACGAATATGAAAAACGCTTGTCACAGCTGGATTTCGATAAGCTGCCTACCGGCTCCAAAGTCGATTACATCCTTTTTCAGCGTGATATGCAGCATGACCTGTACGAGCTGGCAACGGAAAAGAAAGAGTATGACCAGATCGTAAAATGGTTCCCCTTTGCGGAAAGGATCTATGATATAGAACGCGCGCGCCGCCGCGGCGCAGCACCGGATGCCGAAAAACTCGCAGCTGAAATGAACAGCATCGCGAAGGAACTGACGCAGTCGAAAACAGCGCTGGAGAAAGAGAAAGATATGCCCCTGGCCTTAAGCCGCCGGGCAGCAGCCACCGCACAAGGCCTGCAGGCCGCCCTGAAAAGCTCCTTTGATTTCTACAACGGCTACGATCCCCTGTACACCTGGTGGATCCCCATGCCCTACAAGCGGCTGGACGGACTGCTGGACGAATATGCGAACCTGCTGACCGGCAAAGGAAAGAACGATCCCTCCCAGAAAGACGATGGCAGCGGCATCATCGGCAGTCCCATCGGCCGTGAAGAAATTATCCGGCAGCTGCAGCAGGAAATGATCCCTTACACCCCGGAGGACCTCATAGCTATTGCCAACAAGGAATTCGCCTGGTGCGATGCCGAAATGCTCAAAGCCTCCCGGGAAATGGGTTTTGGCGATGACTGGAAAGCTGCGATGGAAAAAGTGAAGAACAGTTATGTACCGCCGTCGAAGCAACCGGAAGCCATGATGAAACTGTATGATGAATCCGTTGATTTCATCAAAAAACATCAGCTGATCACGATCCCGGAACTGGGAGAGGAAACCTGGCGGATGAGCATGATGGCGCCGGAAAGGCAACTGGTCAGCCCCTTCTTCCTGGGCGGGGAGGAATTTATCATTTCCTATCCCACCAACACCATGCAGCATGACGATAAAATGATGAGCATGCGCGGCAATAACCCGCATTTCTCCCGCGCCACCGTGCATCACGAGCTGTTCGCCGGCCATGCTATGCAGCAGTTCATGAACAGGCGGTATAAGACCTATCGCCGTTTCAATACGCCCTTCTGGGTGGAAGGCTGGGCCCTCTACTGGGAACGGCTGTTATGGGACCTTAAATTTCCCCAATCTCCGGAAGACCGCATCGGTATGCTGTTCTGGCGGATGCACCGCTGCGCCAGGATCATTTTCTCCCTCAGCTATCACACCCACAAATGGACACCGCAGCAGTGTATCGACTTCCTGGTTGACCGTGTAAATCACGAGCGTGCCAATGCAGAAGGAGAGGTGCGCCGCTCCTTCACCGGCGGCTACGGCCCCTTATACCAGATAGCCTATATGATCGGCGGCCTGCAGTTCGAAGCCCTGAAAAAGGAATTGGTAGACAGCGGAAAGATGAGCTATCAGCAGTTTCATGACGCCATTATCCGCGAGAACGCCATGCCCGTGGAAATGGTGCGGGCCATCCTCACCAACCAGCCGCTGAAAAAGGATTTCAAAACCAGCTGGAAGTTCTATAAGCTGTAA
- the araD gene encoding L-ribulose-5-phosphate 4-epimerase AraD, with protein sequence MHDKYQHIRAAAYEANMQLPELDLVIFTFGNVSAADHDMGVFAIKPSGVPYKDLSVKDMVIVDFDGKTVDGSLRPSSDTLTHAVLYKHWKKINGIVHTHSTYATAWAQTQKDIPVYGTTHADHTTADIPCAAPMSDEMIAGNYEYQTGFQIMNALKERGLDYEEVEMILVGNHAPFTWGATPAKAVYNSAVLENIARMAYITQQIRFDAPRLKEALIKKHFERKHGPDAYYGQ encoded by the coding sequence ATGCACGATAAATATCAACATATCAGAGCAGCTGCCTACGAGGCCAATATGCAGTTGCCGGAGCTGGACCTTGTGATCTTCACCTTCGGCAACGTCAGCGCGGCGGACCATGACATGGGCGTATTCGCCATCAAACCCAGCGGCGTTCCCTATAAGGACCTGTCCGTAAAAGATATGGTCATAGTGGATTTCGATGGCAAAACAGTGGACGGCAGCCTGCGCCCTTCTTCGGATACATTAACGCACGCCGTATTGTACAAACACTGGAAAAAAATTAACGGTATCGTACATACGCATTCCACCTACGCCACCGCCTGGGCGCAAACGCAAAAGGACATCCCGGTGTATGGCACCACGCATGCAGACCATACCACGGCGGACATTCCCTGTGCAGCGCCCATGAGCGACGAAATGATCGCAGGCAACTACGAATACCAGACGGGTTTCCAGATCATGAACGCACTGAAAGAGAGAGGACTGGATTATGAAGAAGTGGAAATGATACTGGTGGGCAATCACGCTCCCTTCACCTGGGGCGCTACTCCCGCCAAGGCCGTGTACAACAGCGCGGTGCTGGAAAACATTGCCCGGATGGCCTACATCACGCAACAGATACGCTTTGATGCGCCGAGGCTGAAAGAAGCCCTCATCAAAAAGCACTTCGAACGCAAGCACGGTCCCGATGCCTATTACGGGCAATAG
- a CDS encoding aldehyde dehydrogenase (NADP(+)), translated as MQRSLAAFKEYGKTPPTQRAAFLEQIAAQLESRREALVATAHEESRLPLPRLNGELTRTTNQLKMFARLVREGSWVEASIDKGDKDIRKMLVPLGPVVVFGASNFPFAFSTAGGDTASALAAGASVVVKGHSAHARTSEAVFGAVLDAIRESGVPEHTVQHVLGPGSTTGKALVMHPHTTGVGFTGSFSGGRALMRYAAERERPVPVFAEMSSINPVVLLPDTLHKNTAALVKTFAASITLGMGQFCTNPGLLLALESPALEVFLQQLGAEVSQAQAHDMLHSGIADSYAEGVKDMLDQEGIAVVQRGTGVIAKVAAAVFLRNPHFREEVFGPFSLMVVCKDKTEMTAVLENVKGQLTGTVMATEKDLEDHSDIIALQATLAGRVIINDAPTGVEVCNSMVHGGPFPATSDARFTSVGATAIKRWVRPVCFQGFPGHLLPEELQDGNPRKIWRLVNEQWLNT; from the coding sequence ATGCAGCGATCCCTTGCTGCTTTTAAGGAGTATGGTAAAACCCCGCCTACGCAGCGCGCGGCGTTCCTGGAACAGATCGCCGCACAGCTGGAATCCAGACGCGAAGCCCTGGTAGCCACAGCACATGAAGAATCCCGTTTGCCGCTGCCCCGCCTGAACGGGGAACTGACCCGCACCACGAACCAGCTGAAGATGTTCGCCCGCCTGGTAAGGGAAGGCAGCTGGGTGGAAGCGTCCATTGACAAAGGGGATAAGGACATACGCAAAATGCTGGTGCCATTGGGGCCGGTAGTGGTATTCGGCGCCAGTAACTTTCCATTTGCATTTTCCACCGCAGGCGGAGATACCGCCAGCGCCCTGGCCGCAGGGGCCAGCGTAGTGGTAAAAGGGCATTCCGCGCATGCGCGCACCTCGGAAGCGGTGTTCGGCGCAGTGCTTGACGCCATCCGGGAATCCGGCGTGCCGGAACATACCGTGCAACATGTGCTTGGTCCGGGCAGTACCACCGGAAAGGCGCTGGTCATGCATCCGCATACCACCGGCGTAGGGTTCACCGGCTCGTTCAGTGGCGGTAGGGCTTTGATGCGGTATGCAGCCGAAAGGGAACGCCCCGTTCCGGTATTCGCCGAAATGAGCAGCATCAATCCCGTTGTATTACTGCCGGATACCCTCCATAAAAACACGGCGGCGCTGGTGAAGACCTTTGCCGCCTCCATTACGCTCGGAATGGGCCAGTTCTGTACCAACCCGGGTTTGCTGCTGGCGCTGGAAAGCCCCGCGCTGGAGGTCTTCCTGCAGCAGCTTGGCGCCGAGGTCAGCCAGGCACAGGCGCACGACATGCTCCACAGCGGTATTGCAGACAGTTATGCGGAAGGGGTGAAGGATATGCTGGACCAGGAAGGCATTGCCGTTGTGCAGAGAGGTACCGGTGTGATCGCAAAAGTAGCCGCTGCAGTTTTTCTCCGCAACCCGCATTTCCGCGAAGAAGTGTTCGGCCCGTTTTCCCTGATGGTCGTTTGCAAAGACAAAACGGAGATGACGGCAGTGCTGGAAAACGTCAAAGGCCAGCTTACCGGTACGGTCATGGCAACGGAGAAAGACCTGGAAGATCATAGCGACATTATAGCGCTGCAGGCCACGCTTGCCGGAAGGGTGATCATCAACGATGCGCCCACCGGCGTGGAGGTTTGCAACAGCATGGTGCATGGCGGGCCTTTCCCGGCCACATCAGACGCCCGTTTTACCTCGGTTGGCGCTACCGCCATCAAACGCTGGGTGCGCCCGGTATGTTTCCAGGGTTTCCCCGGTCACCTGCTGCCGGAAGAGCTGCAGGACGGCAATCCCCGGAAGATATGGCGGCTGGTGAACGAGCAGTGGCTAAACACCTGA
- a CDS encoding sodium/solute symporter (Members of the Solute:Sodium Symporter (SSS), TC 2.A.21 as described in tcdb.org, catalyze solute:Na+ symport. Known solutes for members of the family include sugars, amino acids, nucleosides, inositols, vitamins, urea or anions, depending on the system.): protein MKNSLVFYDYLVFAIYFVIVASFGYYIYRKKRKASTDTKDFFLAEGSLTWWAIGASLIASNISAEQFIGMSGEGFFVGIAVAAYEWIAALALIIIAIWFIPVYLKNKIYTMPQFLKTRYNETVALIMAVFWLFLYVFVNLTSILYLGAVAINGLVGGESLHMIMLLLALFALIITLGGMKVIGYTDVIQVAVLIIGGLATTYLALTMVSESFGLGSNALAGFKAMMNDAPEHFKMILPKPTAESSQLEIDRYVVLPGIAMYFAGQWIVNLNYWGCNQYITQRALGANLQTARTGILFAGFLKLMMPVIVMLPGIAAYVLYKNGHLPELSSKDGAYSAILGFLPSGLKGLSIAALTAAIVASLAGKANSISTIFTLDIYKKYFNTAADEKKMVWVGRATIFVAMLVAVIFTWEDLLGIGGEGGFTFIQKYTGFISPGVFAMFILGMFWKRTTGTAAIAGVITGFLLSVFFNSFAVPMFGTETFFYTAYPDGKGGFVIPFLICMGLSFLFTMIVMVLLSLAGPKVNPKAFELDKSMFKLKPSTIVMIIFTLIILTALYAKFW, encoded by the coding sequence ATGAAGAACAGTCTCGTATTTTACGACTATCTTGTTTTTGCCATTTACTTCGTTATCGTCGCATCCTTCGGGTATTACATTTACCGGAAAAAAAGAAAGGCCTCCACGGATACAAAGGATTTCTTCCTGGCGGAAGGATCGCTTACCTGGTGGGCGATCGGCGCTTCCCTGATCGCATCCAATATCTCTGCGGAGCAATTCATCGGCATGAGCGGGGAAGGATTTTTTGTAGGGATAGCCGTAGCCGCTTATGAATGGATCGCCGCACTGGCGCTCATCATCATCGCCATATGGTTTATTCCCGTGTACCTGAAGAACAAGATCTACACGATGCCGCAATTCCTGAAAACACGTTATAATGAAACGGTAGCGCTCATTATGGCGGTCTTCTGGCTTTTCCTGTATGTATTCGTGAACCTGACCTCCATTCTCTACCTTGGCGCCGTAGCCATCAATGGTCTTGTTGGCGGAGAATCATTGCACATGATCATGCTGCTGCTGGCGCTGTTTGCCCTCATCATTACCCTTGGCGGAATGAAAGTGATCGGGTACACGGATGTGATACAGGTAGCCGTGCTGATCATCGGCGGACTGGCCACCACCTACCTGGCACTGACGATGGTATCGGAGAGTTTCGGGCTGGGCAGCAACGCCCTGGCCGGTTTCAAAGCCATGATGAACGATGCGCCGGAACATTTCAAAATGATATTGCCCAAACCCACCGCCGAATCTTCACAACTAGAAATAGACCGTTATGTGGTACTGCCGGGTATCGCCATGTACTTCGCGGGGCAGTGGATCGTGAACCTCAACTATTGGGGTTGCAATCAATACATCACCCAGCGCGCACTGGGCGCTAACCTGCAAACCGCCCGAACCGGCATCCTGTTCGCCGGCTTCCTGAAACTGATGATGCCGGTGATCGTGATGCTGCCGGGCATCGCCGCCTACGTATTGTACAAGAACGGCCATCTTCCCGAACTGAGCAGCAAGGACGGTGCATACTCCGCCATCCTCGGATTCCTGCCCAGTGGCCTGAAAGGCTTGTCCATCGCCGCATTAACGGCGGCTATCGTGGCTTCTCTTGCCGGCAAGGCCAACAGTATTTCCACCATCTTCACACTGGACATCTACAAGAAATATTTCAATACGGCTGCCGATGAAAAGAAAATGGTATGGGTTGGCAGGGCTACAATATTTGTCGCCATGCTGGTGGCCGTAATATTTACCTGGGAAGACCTGCTGGGGATCGGCGGCGAAGGCGGCTTTACCTTCATCCAGAAATATACCGGCTTCATCAGTCCGGGTGTTTTTGCGATGTTCATTCTCGGGATGTTCTGGAAGCGCACGACAGGCACCGCAGCCATCGCCGGGGTGATCACCGGTTTCCTGCTGTCAGTTTTCTTCAACAGCTTCGCGGTACCGATGTTCGGTACGGAAACATTCTTCTATACCGCGTATCCTGATGGCAAAGGCGGCTTTGTGATCCCCTTCCTGATCTGCATGGGATTATCATTCCTCTTTACCATGATCGTGATGGTGTTGCTGAGCCTCGCCGGGCCTAAAGTAAATCCGAAGGCGTTCGAGCTGGACAAATCCATGTTCAAACTCAAACCCTCTACTATCGTCATGATCATCTTTACCCTGATCATACTCACGGCCCTGTACGCCAAATTCTGGTAA
- the araA gene encoding L-arabinose isomerase, translating into MELKKLEVWFVTGSQHLYGEETLRQVAEHSRQIAAALDNAPQIPVTVVWKPVVKSPEEIYQLIMEANAARQVIGIIAWMHTFSPAKMWIGGLKAMQKPLLHLHTQFNRDIPWSSIDMDFMNLNQSAHGDREFGFMVSRLRLNRKVVAGHWEDPELIDSINTWTRAAAGWHDWQGARFVRFGDNMRYVAVTDGDKVEAEYKFGYSVNTYGIGDLTHVIGQIGDKEIDVLVKEYDDQYALADSLRKGNAQHAALREAARIELGLKAFLEDGGFKGFTDTFEDLHGMQQLPGIAAQRLMAAGYGFAGEGDWKTAALVRAMKIMGSGLPGGNSFMEDYTYHFDPNNPMVLGSHMLEICSSIAEGKPSCEIHPLGIGGKSDPVRLVFNAGQGPAINASIVDMGQRFRLLVNEVIAVNPVHSLPKLPVARVFWKPYPNMKTGCAAWILAGGAHHTCYSQNLTSAHMEDFSEMANIEYVLIDKHTELRQLKNELRWNESYYLLNS; encoded by the coding sequence ATGGAACTTAAAAAACTGGAAGTATGGTTTGTGACGGGCAGCCAGCATTTATACGGGGAAGAAACGCTCCGGCAGGTAGCCGAACACAGCCGTCAGATAGCAGCCGCACTTGATAACGCACCACAGATACCCGTTACCGTAGTCTGGAAACCGGTGGTAAAATCCCCGGAAGAGATATATCAGCTGATCATGGAAGCGAATGCGGCCAGGCAGGTGATAGGCATCATCGCCTGGATGCATACCTTCTCCCCCGCCAAAATGTGGATCGGCGGATTGAAGGCCATGCAAAAACCGTTGTTGCACCTGCATACCCAGTTCAACCGCGATATTCCCTGGAGCAGCATAGACATGGATTTCATGAACCTCAACCAGAGTGCGCATGGCGACAGGGAATTCGGTTTCATGGTCAGCCGCCTCCGCCTGAACCGGAAAGTGGTGGCCGGCCACTGGGAAGATCCCGAACTGATCGACAGCATCAATACCTGGACCCGCGCGGCGGCCGGCTGGCACGACTGGCAGGGGGCGCGTTTCGTCAGGTTTGGCGATAACATGCGGTATGTTGCCGTAACGGACGGGGATAAAGTGGAAGCGGAATACAAATTCGGCTATTCCGTGAATACCTATGGTATCGGGGACCTCACCCATGTGATCGGCCAGATCGGTGACAAGGAAATTGATGTTTTGGTAAAAGAGTATGACGACCAGTATGCGCTGGCCGATTCCCTGCGAAAGGGCAATGCACAGCATGCCGCACTGCGCGAAGCCGCCAGAATAGAACTTGGCCTGAAAGCTTTCCTGGAAGACGGGGGCTTCAAAGGGTTTACGGATACGTTTGAAGACCTGCACGGCATGCAGCAACTGCCGGGCATTGCCGCACAACGCCTGATGGCGGCGGGATACGGCTTTGCCGGGGAAGGCGACTGGAAAACCGCCGCGCTCGTACGCGCCATGAAAATAATGGGCAGCGGTCTTCCCGGCGGCAACTCCTTTATGGAAGACTACACCTACCATTTCGATCCCAATAACCCGATGGTGCTGGGTTCCCACATGCTGGAGATCTGTTCTTCCATCGCGGAAGGCAAGCCTTCCTGTGAAATACATCCGCTCGGCATCGGCGGCAAATCAGACCCCGTGCGGCTGGTATTCAATGCCGGCCAGGGCCCGGCCATCAATGCCTCCATCGTGGATATGGGTCAGCGCTTCCGCCTGCTTGTGAACGAAGTGATTGCCGTCAATCCCGTACACAGCCTGCCCAAACTGCCCGTAGCGCGGGTATTCTGGAAACCTTATCCAAATATGAAAACAGGTTGCGCGGCCTGGATACTGGCCGGCGGCGCGCATCATACCTGCTATAGCCAGAACCTTACTTCCGCACATATGGAAGATTTCTCGGAAATGGCTAATATTGAATATGTGCTGATCGATAAACATACGGAACTGCGCCAGCTGAAAAATGAATTGCGCTGGAACGAGTCCTACTACCTTCTCAACAGCTAA